A section of the Paenibacillus aurantius genome encodes:
- a CDS encoding DUF2508 family protein, with product MGWIWRRREQERESQQALLDKQALLEEIRQAQRSWENAQASLDWVKEQEEVDYAVYSLIAAEKKYGMLLKEAKRYQWKDTSVSG from the coding sequence ATGGGTTGGATTTGGCGCAGGAGAGAACAAGAGAGGGAAAGCCAACAGGCATTGCTGGACAAGCAGGCTTTGCTGGAGGAGATTCGACAGGCTCAGAGAAGCTGGGAGAATGCCCAGGCCAGTTTGGACTGGGTGAAGGAGCAGGAGGAAGTCGATTATGCCGTCTATTCTTTAATTGCCGCAGAGAAGAAGTACGGGATGCTTCTTAAGGAGGCCAAGAGATACCAGTGGAAAGATACGTCCGTATCCGGGTAG
- a CDS encoding PucR family transcriptional regulator, which translates to MHWERIQNQLEQILQTPVTLLKMPLDEWEAKTGSSAQQARLQTSVFDGDQSSFLLQVTGGQTLVLTVDGMLTAAENQLVELMLDAYRLPEKTRPASPAAEDERKSLLVKEWFFHQLEMGKTNAEMPDMLAAQLSFYKTRIPLLLYGEYSDSRSVPYKELKKLLDSFFGAEMVLIPLMEKEWLLLGPESLLTASGGERDGLEEESLEESLESICSGLYEMLSNEWVGEFHLTIHYPMTPAKSLLSTVLQMRETMMLGQTFHLGSNMHLPWHLHLEKLMNGIPEGAKASFVEQVFRRNDPLLDAEIQSTLEHFFDLECNVSETAKQLYIHRNTLLYRLDKFKQETGLDVRTFNDAVLVKIALLLYKVTKRK; encoded by the coding sequence ATGCATTGGGAACGGATTCAAAACCAACTGGAACAAATTTTGCAGACTCCGGTGACCCTTCTTAAAATGCCGCTCGACGAGTGGGAAGCCAAAACGGGATCATCGGCCCAACAGGCCCGCCTCCAGACCAGCGTGTTTGACGGGGATCAATCCAGCTTTCTGCTGCAGGTAACAGGGGGCCAAACCCTGGTCCTGACGGTTGACGGGATGCTGACTGCGGCGGAAAATCAGCTGGTGGAGCTTATGCTGGATGCCTACAGGCTTCCCGAGAAGACGAGGCCGGCCTCTCCGGCGGCGGAAGATGAACGCAAATCGCTTCTCGTTAAGGAATGGTTTTTTCATCAGCTCGAAATGGGCAAAACGAATGCCGAGATGCCCGATATGCTGGCCGCTCAGCTATCGTTCTACAAGACGCGGATCCCGCTTCTCCTGTACGGGGAATATTCGGACTCCCGGAGCGTTCCTTATAAGGAACTGAAAAAGCTGCTCGATTCCTTCTTCGGGGCGGAGATGGTGCTTATCCCCCTGATGGAGAAAGAATGGCTCCTTCTGGGGCCGGAGTCCCTGCTGACAGCAAGCGGGGGAGAACGGGACGGATTGGAGGAGGAGAGCCTGGAGGAGTCGCTTGAATCCATCTGTTCGGGGCTTTATGAGATGCTGTCGAACGAATGGGTGGGCGAGTTCCATTTGACCATCCATTATCCGATGACCCCGGCCAAATCACTTCTCTCTACGGTTCTGCAGATGAGAGAGACGATGATGCTCGGCCAAACCTTCCACCTCGGCAGCAACATGCATCTTCCCTGGCACCTGCATCTCGAGAAGCTCATGAACGGAATTCCCGAGGGGGCGAAGGCCAGCTTCGTCGAGCAGGTGTTCCGCCGCAACGATCCGCTTCTCGACGCGGAGATTCAGTCGACGCTGGAGCACTTTTTTGACTTGGAATGCAACGTCAGCGAAACGGCCAAGCAGCTCTACATTCACCGCAACACGCTGCTCTACCGCCTGGATAAATTCAAGCAGGAAACCGGACTCGACGTACGCACCTTCAATGATGCCGTTCTGGTGAAGATCGCTTTGCTAT
- a CDS encoding YbaB/EbfC family nucleoid-associated protein, whose product MNNMNQMMKQVKKMQEQMLKAQEELVNKTVEGTAGGVVTVTANGQKKILSVTIKPEAVDPDDVEMLQDLVLTAVNDALNQAEELANKDMGKFTGGMKIPGLF is encoded by the coding sequence ATGAATAACATGAACCAAATGATGAAACAGGTTAAGAAAATGCAGGAGCAAATGCTTAAGGCCCAGGAGGAGCTCGTCAACAAGACGGTGGAAGGAACAGCCGGAGGCGTGGTAACCGTAACAGCCAATGGACAGAAAAAAATTCTTAGTGTCACCATCAAGCCCGAAGCGGTAGACCCGGATGACGTGGAAATGCTTCAGGATTTGGTTCTGACAGCCGTTAACGACGCCCTGAACCAGGCCGAAGAGCTGGCGAACAAGGACATGGGCAAATTCACCGGAGGAATGAAGATCCCCGGCTTGTTCTAG
- the recR gene encoding recombination mediator RecR — protein sequence MYYPEPIAKLIDAFSRLPGIGPKTAGRLAFQVLRMKEDDVVDFAKSLVNVKRNLHYCSVCCNITDIDPCRICQDKSRDGSVICVIQEPKDLVAMERTKEFNGYYHVLHGAISPMEGIGPDEIYIAELLKRLGDDKVQELILATNPNIEGEATAMYLSRLVKPFGLKVTRIAHGLPVGGDLEYADEVTLTKALEGRRELS from the coding sequence TTGTATTACCCGGAACCTATAGCTAAACTGATCGACGCTTTCTCCCGGCTTCCCGGTATCGGTCCGAAAACGGCCGGCCGGCTGGCTTTTCAAGTGCTGCGCATGAAGGAAGACGATGTGGTCGATTTCGCCAAATCCCTCGTCAACGTCAAGCGCAACCTTCATTATTGTTCCGTCTGCTGCAACATCACCGATATCGACCCTTGCCGGATCTGCCAGGATAAGAGCCGGGACGGATCGGTCATCTGTGTTATTCAGGAACCGAAGGACCTCGTGGCGATGGAGCGGACGAAAGAATTTAACGGCTACTACCACGTTCTGCACGGGGCCATTTCTCCTATGGAAGGGATCGGTCCCGACGAAATCTATATAGCCGAGCTTCTTAAGCGGCTCGGCGATGACAAGGTTCAGGAATTAATTCTCGCGACCAACCCCAACATTGAAGGGGAAGCGACCGCCATGTACCTCTCCCGGCTTGTCAAGCCGTTTGGGTTGAAAGTCACCCGGATCGCTCACGGTCTTCCGGTGGGCGGAGACCTGGAATATGCAGACGAAGTGACCCTTACCAAAGCGTTGGAAGGACGACGCGAGCTTTCCTAA
- the rho gene encoding transcription termination factor Rho: MDMQLSQLEELKLTELYKLAKMHQIPYYGQMKKKELIFAILRAQAEKGGLMFMQGVLEILQEGFGFLRPINYLPSAEDIYISASQIRKFDLRSGDLVSGKCRPPKENERYFGLLQVEAVNGEKPETAAERLHFPALTPLYPQKKVVLETLPTQLSTRVMDLLSPVGLGQRGLIVAPPKAGKTLLLKEIANSISTNYPEIELFVLLIDERPEEVTDMQRSVKGEVVASTFDELPENHIKVAELVLERAQRLVEHKKDVVILLDSITRLARAYNLVIPPSGRTLSGGIDPGAFHRPKRFFGAARNIEEGGSLTILATALVETGSRMDDVIYEEFKGTGNLELHLDRKLAERRIFPSIDIRRSGTRREEMLLTKDELEKIWAVRKSMQDSYEYTEAFLKKLKDTKTNEEFLATLEAKAPAKRTTKTPAS, translated from the coding sequence ATGGATATGCAATTGTCCCAGCTCGAGGAGCTGAAGCTGACAGAGCTGTATAAGCTTGCCAAAATGCACCAAATCCCGTATTACGGGCAGATGAAGAAGAAAGAACTGATCTTCGCCATCCTTCGGGCTCAGGCCGAGAAGGGCGGCCTCATGTTTATGCAGGGGGTATTGGAAATCCTCCAGGAAGGATTCGGCTTCCTAAGGCCGATCAATTACCTTCCGAGCGCTGAGGATATTTACATTTCGGCGTCCCAGATCCGAAAATTCGATCTCCGCTCCGGAGACTTGGTATCCGGCAAGTGCCGGCCCCCAAAGGAAAATGAACGGTATTTCGGCCTTCTTCAAGTCGAAGCCGTCAACGGCGAGAAGCCGGAAACCGCAGCGGAACGTCTTCACTTCCCTGCCCTCACCCCTCTTTATCCGCAGAAGAAAGTTGTGCTGGAAACCCTCCCTACACAATTATCCACCCGTGTTATGGATCTTCTCAGTCCCGTCGGACTCGGTCAGCGCGGATTGATTGTCGCCCCGCCGAAAGCCGGTAAAACCCTCCTGCTGAAAGAAATCGCCAACAGCATTTCGACCAACTATCCCGAAATCGAATTGTTTGTGCTCTTGATTGATGAAAGGCCGGAAGAGGTTACCGACATGCAGCGCTCCGTTAAAGGAGAAGTGGTGGCGTCCACGTTCGACGAGCTGCCGGAGAATCATATCAAGGTAGCCGAGCTTGTGCTGGAGAGGGCTCAGAGGCTGGTGGAGCATAAGAAGGATGTCGTTATTCTGCTTGACAGCATCACCCGTCTTGCCCGGGCTTATAACCTCGTCATCCCGCCATCCGGACGTACGCTGTCCGGCGGTATCGATCCGGGAGCGTTTCATCGGCCCAAGCGTTTCTTTGGGGCGGCCCGGAACATTGAGGAGGGCGGCAGCTTGACGATCCTGGCGACGGCACTGGTCGAGACGGGCTCGCGGATGGATGACGTCATTTACGAGGAATTCAAGGGGACCGGGAACCTGGAGCTTCACCTGGACCGGAAGCTGGCCGAACGGCGGATCTTCCCGTCCATCGATATCCGGCGCTCGGGAACCCGCCGCGAGGAAATGCTCCTGACCAAAGACGAGCTGGAGAAGATCTGGGCGGTCCGCAAGAGCATGCAGGATTCCTATGAGTATACCGAGGCCTTCCTGAAGAAGCTGAAGGATACGAAAACGAACGAAGAGTTTCTGGCGACGCTGGAAGCGAAGGCTCCGGCGAAAAGGACGACGAAAACCCCTGCCTCCTAA
- the dnaX gene encoding DNA polymerase III subunit gamma/tau has translation MAHIALYRSWRPQAFRDVVGQKHIVQTLQNSLKEGRLSHAYLFSGPRGTGKTTLAKIVAKAVNCENGPGEEPCNDCEACRRITEGSVIDVMEIDAASNRGVEEIRDLRDKVKYAPTEVRRKVYIIDEVHMLTTEAFNALLKTLEEPPAHVMFILATTEPHKLPATIISRCQRFDLRRVPLEEQVERLQKVCEEEHFTADKEALHYIARLSDGGMRDALSLLDQIASFSDNRITYETAVSITGGIASEQFSKLAQSIRNQDIGTALGVIEGFMREGKSADKCMESLIHYFRDLLMIRMVPKAQAVTERILNPESFREMAEAFAPDDLFRMIEILNHYQSEMKFSAQPQTMFEVAVMKACAALTGGPSPEQGRSSTGEASSEELGALRQKVVQLEQQLTKLLQNGVAAASPAPASKQSPAARTPSPASAARRSGIKLDGYVKQQGSDLFKQVLMKWSQVLAQVKDRKITVHAWLVDGEPVSMDQDNVLLAFKSAMHRETTERPANKQLIEQVISEIMGHPMQFVTVMQKEWKEAQEGASEEAPEEMKLEAEEPGRIKEDWIHEAIQLFGEDLVKIKEE, from the coding sequence ATGGCGCATATTGCATTATACCGAAGCTGGCGGCCGCAGGCCTTTCGGGATGTAGTCGGCCAGAAGCATATCGTTCAGACGCTGCAGAATTCGTTGAAGGAAGGCCGCTTAAGTCATGCTTACCTGTTTAGCGGTCCGCGGGGAACGGGCAAGACCACCTTGGCTAAGATTGTGGCCAAGGCCGTTAACTGTGAGAACGGCCCCGGCGAAGAGCCTTGCAACGACTGTGAGGCCTGCCGGCGCATTACCGAGGGATCGGTCATCGATGTTATGGAAATCGACGCGGCCTCCAACCGCGGGGTGGAGGAGATTCGCGACCTGCGCGACAAGGTGAAGTATGCCCCTACGGAGGTTCGCCGCAAGGTTTATATCATTGATGAAGTTCACATGCTTACCACAGAGGCGTTCAACGCTCTGCTGAAGACACTGGAAGAGCCCCCGGCTCATGTCATGTTTATTCTGGCTACCACAGAGCCCCACAAGCTTCCGGCGACCATTATTTCCCGCTGCCAACGGTTCGATCTGCGCCGAGTCCCTTTAGAGGAGCAGGTCGAGCGGCTTCAGAAGGTATGCGAGGAAGAGCATTTTACGGCCGACAAGGAAGCCCTTCACTACATTGCAAGACTTTCCGACGGGGGAATGCGGGATGCGCTGAGCCTGCTGGATCAGATCGCCTCCTTCTCCGACAACCGGATTACTTACGAAACCGCTGTTTCGATAACAGGGGGGATTGCCTCCGAGCAGTTCTCCAAGCTGGCCCAATCCATCAGGAACCAAGACATTGGGACCGCTCTAGGGGTAATCGAAGGCTTCATGAGGGAAGGCAAGAGCGCGGACAAATGCATGGAAAGCCTCATTCATTACTTCCGCGACCTTCTGATGATCCGGATGGTTCCGAAAGCCCAAGCCGTTACGGAGCGGATCCTTAATCCAGAGTCGTTCCGCGAAATGGCCGAAGCCTTTGCCCCGGATGATCTGTTCCGGATGATTGAGATCCTTAACCATTACCAAAGTGAAATGAAATTCTCGGCTCAGCCTCAAACGATGTTTGAGGTGGCGGTTATGAAAGCCTGTGCAGCCCTCACGGGCGGCCCCTCCCCGGAGCAGGGACGTTCCTCCACCGGGGAAGCGAGCTCAGAGGAACTCGGCGCTCTTCGGCAGAAGGTCGTTCAACTCGAACAGCAGCTGACCAAGCTGCTTCAGAACGGCGTCGCCGCTGCTTCCCCCGCACCGGCTTCCAAACAGTCGCCTGCCGCTCGAACACCGTCGCCAGCGTCCGCCGCCCGAAGATCGGGCATCAAACTGGACGGGTACGTAAAGCAGCAGGGGAGCGACCTATTCAAGCAGGTGCTCATGAAGTGGAGCCAAGTGCTGGCACAGGTGAAGGATAGGAAAATTACCGTTCATGCCTGGCTGGTGGACGGGGAGCCGGTTTCCATGGATCAGGACAACGTGCTGCTCGCCTTCAAGAGCGCCATGCACCGCGAAACGACCGAGCGCCCTGCCAATAAGCAGCTGATTGAGCAGGTAATATCCGAAATCATGGGCCACCCGATGCAGTTCGTCACGGTTATGCAGAAGGAATGGAAGGAAGCCCAGGAAGGCGCTTCAGAAGAGGCGCCTGAAGAGATGAAGCTTGAGGCCGAAGAGCCGGGCCGGATTAAAGAGGACTGGATTCATGAGGCCATTCAGCTGTTTGGAGAAGATTTGGTCAAAATAAAAGAAGAGTAG
- a CDS encoding pro-sigmaK processing inhibitor BofA family protein: MLKWGIFLGSVLLLFYVVLRNRGSLHWLTYLGLNAAISALLLYFANWFGAAYEFHIPINGSTVGTIGVLGVPGLALIAAVKLIVLT, translated from the coding sequence ATGCTTAAATGGGGAATCTTTTTGGGCTCGGTTCTGTTGCTGTTTTATGTCGTCCTCCGCAACCGGGGATCGCTTCACTGGCTCACCTATCTGGGGCTCAATGCCGCTATCTCGGCACTTCTTTTGTATTTTGCGAATTGGTTCGGGGCTGCTTATGAGTTTCACATCCCGATTAACGGGAGTACAGTGGGGACGATCGGTGTACTCGGGGTGCCCGGATTGGCCCTCATCGCCGCTGTCAAACTGATCGTTCTCACCTAA
- a CDS encoding radical SAM protein: protein MNLVYADREGNVYDHPDYLALARSADMVTEIMEDELIPLPEGATLVSLPFTRPVYLDPQSGEMKRMAGEYEAVGALLPQGFTRLLLPGYLKTDKSKLMPLFGYTAVVWKEDGFYVAARQSDDPERWNPVNCDVRELELQVDRLAKQYPDNRLYQHLTKCALEYECLTASNTFLQRWEGAVPVSYSCNAGCHGCISEQPEDSGFVAPQTRMNFRPTVEEIVQVMLEHLKHPDSIISFGQGCEGEPSTQASLIIPAIRKVREITDMGYININTNAGLTDHIRGIVDAGLQLMRVSTISALDGHYNAYYKPRGYTLQNVEKSLRYATDKGVLTSINYLIFPGVTDREEEIEAMIGFVRRTGLKLIQMRNLNIDPETYLELIPPAQGEILGMKQMIEIFQEELPEVAIGSYTHSPFGLEKKKEAEAAGS from the coding sequence ATGAATTTGGTTTATGCCGACCGGGAAGGCAATGTATACGATCATCCGGATTATCTCGCGCTGGCCCGGAGCGCTGACATGGTGACGGAAATTATGGAAGACGAGCTGATTCCTCTTCCTGAGGGGGCGACCTTGGTCAGCCTTCCCTTTACGCGGCCCGTCTATCTTGATCCCCAATCGGGAGAAATGAAGCGTATGGCGGGCGAGTACGAAGCCGTGGGGGCTTTGCTGCCCCAAGGGTTTACCCGTTTGCTCCTGCCGGGCTATCTCAAGACGGACAAAAGCAAGCTGATGCCGCTCTTCGGCTATACCGCGGTCGTCTGGAAGGAGGACGGCTTCTACGTGGCCGCCCGCCAGAGTGACGATCCCGAGCGCTGGAATCCGGTTAACTGCGATGTTCGGGAGCTGGAGCTGCAGGTGGACCGGTTGGCCAAGCAGTATCCGGACAACCGGCTTTATCAGCACTTAACGAAATGCGCCCTGGAATACGAATGCCTCACCGCCTCGAACACGTTCCTCCAAAGATGGGAGGGAGCGGTTCCGGTGTCGTACTCCTGCAATGCCGGATGCCACGGCTGCATCTCGGAACAGCCTGAGGACAGCGGCTTCGTCGCCCCGCAGACCCGCATGAACTTCCGGCCGACGGTCGAGGAGATCGTGCAGGTCATGCTGGAGCATCTGAAGCACCCCGACAGCATCATCAGCTTCGGTCAAGGCTGTGAAGGCGAACCCTCCACCCAGGCCTCGCTGATCATTCCGGCCATCCGGAAAGTGCGGGAGATCACCGATATGGGGTATATCAACATCAATACGAATGCCGGACTTACCGATCATATCCGGGGAATTGTCGATGCCGGCCTTCAGCTTATGCGGGTCAGCACCATCAGTGCGCTTGACGGTCATTATAACGCCTACTACAAGCCGCGTGGATACACCCTGCAGAATGTCGAGAAGTCGCTTCGTTACGCCACCGACAAAGGCGTTCTAACTTCCATCAATTATTTGATCTTTCCGGGGGTAACCGACCGGGAGGAGGAAATCGAAGCGATGATCGGCTTTGTCCGCCGGACCGGGCTTAAGCTTATCCAAATGCGCAATCTTAACATCGACCCGGAAACCTACCTTGAGCTCATTCCCCCGGCTCAGGGAGAGATTCTCGGCATGAAGCAGATGATCGAGATCTTCCAGGAAGAACTGCCCGAGGTGGCGATCGGTTCGTATACGCATTCTCCCTTTGGCTTGGAAAAGAAGAAGGAAGCGGAAGCGGCCGGGTCCTAA
- the rpmE gene encoding 50S ribosomal protein L31 encodes MKEAIQPKYHLTKVTCACGNEFETGSVKPNLRVEICSACHPFFTGKQKFIDAGGRVDKFKKKYGI; translated from the coding sequence ATGAAAGAAGCTATCCAGCCTAAATATCACTTGACGAAGGTGACTTGCGCTTGCGGTAACGAGTTCGAAACCGGCTCCGTAAAGCCTAACCTCCGCGTTGAAATTTGCTCCGCTTGCCACCCGTTCTTCACCGGCAAACAGAAGTTTATTGATGCAGGCGGCCGTGTGGACAAGTTCAAGAAGAAATACGGCATCTAA
- a CDS encoding MraY family glycosyltransferase: protein MVYLKAIGSGLALILLLVPLVRRWALRLGYVDRPGGRKIHKAPIPLMGGLAIYAACVIPLIGYNGWTAQTGAIVTGGTLLLAVGLLDDGFKAKGRDFPVWPRLVVYLITSAVPLGYGIMIAGVRLPGTGILLDFPVWLAWAATMLWVFALTNMINFIDGIDGLASGIVTISSATLLVVSAWKHQMEPGLLAAILVGVCIGFLGYNFHPAKIFMGDAGAVFLGYTLAVVAVNGAFKSATVISIFVPVLALSVPIMDTGFVLLRRLLRGTGIHRADKLHTHHTLMSWGLTQPQTVSFLYLIAISFSLLSVILLLLFS, encoded by the coding sequence ATGGTTTATTTGAAAGCGATCGGAAGCGGGCTGGCTTTGATCCTGCTTCTCGTTCCCTTGGTTCGCCGATGGGCCCTGCGCCTCGGGTACGTGGACCGTCCGGGGGGACGGAAAATACATAAGGCTCCCATCCCGCTGATGGGGGGACTGGCGATTTATGCGGCATGCGTAATCCCGCTGATCGGGTATAACGGGTGGACCGCGCAGACGGGAGCTATTGTGACCGGCGGAACCCTTTTGCTTGCGGTGGGGCTGCTGGATGACGGCTTCAAGGCTAAGGGAAGGGACTTCCCGGTCTGGCCCCGTCTGGTCGTCTATTTGATTACCTCGGCCGTTCCTCTTGGATATGGCATCATGATAGCGGGGGTCCGCCTTCCGGGCACCGGCATCCTACTTGATTTTCCTGTCTGGTTGGCGTGGGCGGCGACCATGCTGTGGGTGTTTGCCCTAACGAATATGATTAACTTCATTGACGGAATCGACGGGCTGGCCTCGGGCATCGTTACGATATCCTCTGCTACCCTGCTGGTGGTTTCCGCTTGGAAGCACCAGATGGAGCCTGGCCTGTTAGCGGCAATTCTCGTAGGGGTTTGTATCGGCTTTCTCGGCTATAATTTTCATCCGGCCAAAATATTTATGGGTGATGCGGGAGCGGTATTCCTGGGCTATACACTTGCGGTTGTGGCGGTAAACGGGGCTTTCAAGAGCGCCACGGTCATTTCCATCTTCGTTCCGGTTCTTGCCCTAAGTGTTCCGATTATGGATACGGGCTTCGTCCTCCTACGCAGGCTGCTCCGGGGCACAGGGATTCACCGGGCGGATAAGCTTCATACCCATCATACGCTGATGTCCTGGGGGTTGACCCAGCCTCAGACGGTTTCTTTCCTCTACCTGATTGCGATCAGCTTTTCACTTTTGTCGGTCATTCTGCTCCTACTTTTCAGTTAA